In Prosthecobacter sp. SYSU 5D2, one genomic interval encodes:
- a CDS encoding PAS domain S-box protein, translating to MKRMARQYVWGAVLLAVVICLLVQAGWLLDVPLLKTWLPGGPTMKCLTAAGMQATVLAILASSMSRWTDLRRWRPHLGCVALVLALAPLGMGAWILAVHLQVWPAPSIPGMWSIMPAPATGLSLLLYGCSLFLARQPRGAAWFGICTGLALAVAWLSLLSLVYGSDPGRPNLLFGQVSLPAAVTMLLVCAGLVFLRPYQGVVRIVSSPAPAGRLVRRLLPLAVFLTLLFGLVRLWAQQRWGFTTEFGAAFYSTVTTVILVGVILHHAHTVARLDRLREHTERKIARRHAESERRFRGIFNSTFQFIGLTTPEGVLLETNQSSLDATGVQAADIIGLPFWECPWWEHSPATQEKMRQGIQEAAAGRPVRFQTEYRAADGSLRPVDFSLNPVLDENGRTAFLVPEARDITEHRAATRDLESISQRLRLATLAADIGIWDWNIQTNELVWDELMHQIYQVPSTDSGLDYQVWESRLHPDDRPGVRAALKDALDGVRDFNIIFRIVWPDQSVHYLQTKAIVQRDENGLPLRMLGTNADITQKVMSEAGLLESEERFRHAFEYSAIGLALVDPDGAWLGMNKALCGIVGYTERELLGKSFRDISHPDDLHEEQDNINRLIRGDVTHYQMEKRYLRKDGSIVWVMLTSSLVKETDGSPAYFISQVEDITQRHEAERVLNYQQKQLRMLIEHTPAAVAMFDMDMCYVAASRRWREDYHLQSQPLLGRSHYEVFPEISPEWKAVHQRALAGSVESRDEDRFLRADGQEEWLRWEVRPWREVDGEVGGIVMFTEIITERKNAAENVRASLEEKEVLLREIHHRVKNNMQIISSLLQLQTSALHDPADVAIFQDCQARIHAMAMVHDRLYRSGSLSTINFGEHLRELASLMVRGQSGGMAHIRLDVRCDDVELDLDKAIPLGLIATELITNAFKHAFKGRESGCITIRLTRAEEKKMLLCISDDGIGLPSAAEPHSARTLGLRLVRSLSHQMRAQNKFSATAAGCCVEIAFDV from the coding sequence ATGAAACGCATGGCCCGCCAGTATGTCTGGGGGGCGGTCCTGTTAGCGGTGGTGATCTGTCTTTTGGTCCAGGCGGGCTGGCTTCTGGATGTCCCCCTTCTGAAAACCTGGTTACCGGGCGGGCCGACCATGAAATGCCTGACGGCGGCAGGCATGCAGGCCACTGTGCTGGCCATCCTGGCCTCCTCCATGAGCCGCTGGACGGATCTGCGCCGCTGGCGTCCCCACCTTGGCTGTGTTGCGCTGGTCCTGGCCCTGGCGCCCCTGGGCATGGGTGCCTGGATTCTGGCGGTTCATCTCCAGGTCTGGCCTGCACCTTCCATCCCCGGGATGTGGTCCATCATGCCGGCGCCTGCCACCGGGCTCAGCCTGCTGCTGTACGGATGCAGCCTTTTTCTGGCCAGGCAGCCGCGCGGTGCCGCCTGGTTTGGCATCTGCACCGGTCTGGCTCTCGCCGTGGCGTGGCTTTCCCTGCTCAGCCTGGTTTATGGCAGCGACCCTGGTCGGCCTAACTTGTTGTTTGGTCAGGTGTCCCTGCCCGCCGCCGTGACCATGCTCCTGGTCTGTGCAGGTCTCGTCTTCTTGCGGCCGTATCAGGGGGTGGTGAGGATCGTCTCATCCCCCGCTCCGGCAGGCAGGCTGGTCCGCCGCCTGCTGCCTCTAGCCGTGTTCCTGACCTTGCTTTTTGGCCTGGTCCGCCTTTGGGCCCAGCAGCGCTGGGGGTTCACCACAGAGTTTGGTGCCGCCTTCTACAGTACAGTCACCACCGTCATCCTGGTGGGAGTCATTCTGCATCATGCCCATACGGTGGCGCGCCTGGACCGCCTGCGCGAGCATACAGAAAGAAAAATCGCCCGCCGCCATGCCGAGAGCGAGCGCCGCTTCCGCGGCATCTTCAACAGCACCTTCCAGTTCATCGGCCTCACCACGCCTGAGGGAGTGCTGCTGGAAACCAACCAGTCCTCCCTGGATGCTACAGGCGTGCAGGCTGCGGACATCATCGGCCTGCCCTTTTGGGAGTGCCCGTGGTGGGAACATTCTCCTGCAACCCAGGAAAAAATGCGTCAGGGCATCCAGGAGGCCGCTGCCGGCAGACCGGTGCGTTTTCAGACCGAGTATCGCGCGGCCGATGGCAGCCTCCGCCCGGTGGATTTCTCCCTCAATCCGGTACTGGATGAAAACGGCAGGACCGCCTTCCTGGTGCCGGAGGCCCGGGACATCACTGAACATCGCGCAGCCACCCGGGACCTGGAAAGCATCTCCCAGCGCCTCAGGCTCGCCACGCTGGCAGCGGACATCGGCATTTGGGACTGGAACATTCAGACCAATGAACTCGTTTGGGATGAGCTCATGCATCAGATCTACCAGGTGCCTAGTACGGATTCAGGGCTGGATTACCAGGTCTGGGAGAGCCGCCTGCATCCGGATGACCGTCCGGGGGTGCGGGCCGCGCTCAAGGACGCCCTGGATGGAGTGCGGGATTTTAACATCATCTTCCGCATCGTCTGGCCGGACCAGTCCGTCCATTACCTCCAGACCAAGGCCATCGTCCAGCGGGATGAAAACGGCCTTCCGCTGCGTATGCTCGGCACCAATGCGGACATCACTCAGAAAGTCATGTCCGAGGCCGGCCTTCTCGAGAGCGAAGAACGGTTCCGCCATGCTTTTGAATATTCTGCCATCGGCCTGGCCCTGGTGGATCCGGACGGTGCCTGGCTGGGCATGAACAAGGCGCTTTGCGGCATTGTTGGTTATACCGAGCGGGAGCTTCTGGGGAAGTCCTTCCGTGACATCTCCCACCCTGATGATCTTCATGAGGAGCAGGACAACATCAACCGGCTCATCCGTGGGGATGTCACCCACTATCAGATGGAAAAACGCTACCTTCGCAAGGATGGCAGCATTGTCTGGGTCATGCTCACCTCCTCCCTGGTGAAGGAGACTGATGGCAGCCCCGCCTACTTCATCTCTCAGGTGGAGGACATCACCCAGCGGCACGAGGCCGAGCGCGTGCTCAACTATCAGCAAAAGCAGCTCCGCATGCTCATCGAGCACACCCCTGCTGCCGTGGCCATGTTTGACATGGACATGTGCTACGTCGCCGCCAGCCGCCGCTGGAGGGAGGACTACCATTTGCAGTCGCAGCCCCTCCTTGGCCGCAGCCACTATGAAGTCTTCCCGGAGATCAGTCCCGAATGGAAGGCCGTTCACCAGCGTGCCCTGGCCGGCTCCGTCGAAAGCCGGGATGAGGACCGGTTCCTCCGTGCAGACGGCCAGGAGGAATGGCTGCGCTGGGAGGTCCGGCCCTGGCGGGAGGTGGACGGGGAAGTTGGCGGCATCGTCATGTTCACCGAGATCATCACCGAGCGTAAAAACGCTGCGGAAAATGTTCGCGCATCGCTGGAGGAAAAAGAGGTCCTGCTTCGTGAGATTCATCACCGTGTGAAAAACAACATGCAGATCATCTCCAGCCTGCTGCAGCTCCAGACCAGCGCCCTCCATGATCCTGCGGATGTGGCCATCTTTCAGGACTGCCAGGCGCGCATCCATGCCATGGCCATGGTTCATGACCGGCTTTACCGCTCCGGCAGCCTTTCCACCATCAATTTTGGGGAGCACCTTCGGGAGCTGGCCAGCCTAATGGTTCGCGGTCAGTCCGGTGGCATGGCTCACATCCGTCTGGATGTCCGCTGTGACGATGTGGAACTGGACCTGGACAAGGCCATCCCCCTCGGCCTCATCGCCACAGAGCTCATTACCAATGCCTTCAAGCATGCCTTCAAGGGGCGTGAGTCCGGCTGCATCACCATCCGGCTGACTAGGGCCGAGGAAAAAAAGATGCTGCTCTGCATCAGTGACGACGGCATCGGTCTGCCATCCGCTGCGGAGCCCCACAGTGCCCGCACCCTAGGTCTGCGCCTGGTGAGGTCTTTGAGCCATCAGATGCGCGCGCAAAATAAATTCTCTGCCACTGCTGCCGGTTGTTGTGTCGAGATCGCTTTTGATGTTTAA
- a CDS encoding PSD1 and planctomycete cytochrome C domain-containing protein, whose product MTVLLPSSSPMQTRHIALLFTALAPLAHGAAAPVTFEKHIRPILKAQCFHCHGEEGEMKGGLDVRLARFILKGGDEGPAIVPGKAAESHLLKMVQEGEMPKGKAKLKDSEIALIEQWIAQGAKTARPEPEKLGPEHAFTDEERAWWAFQPIRKPAVPAVTTAAAITNPIDAFVAEKLAENKLSFSPEADPVTLLRRLTFDLTGLPPEPEDVARFETAATRGAAEYRRAYDAAIERLLSSPAYGERWGRHWLDIAGYADSDGYTDKDLERKWAYKYRDYVIQSLNKDKPFDQFVREQLAGDEMVPQPHKNLSADAIEKITATGFLRMAADGTGAMNDKVAQNSTIADTLKIVSTAFYGMTIGCAQCHDHRYDPITQADYYRLRAVFEPGFNAPKWKTPAARLVSLQTAEEAAAAAKVEVEAKKIDAARLAQTEVFITEVLEKELAKVAEKDREALRTAYRTDVKKRTPEQLALLKNNPRVLKLHAGSLYLYDTTYKTKHANTLKEMAAQAAAVRATKPKEEFIHAFDEPPLKPELVPATFIFHRGDIEQPKDKVQPGDLTVLAGQRQIEVPEKNPATPTTGRRLAFANSLTDGKHPLLARVIVNQVWKRHFGKGLVNTPDDFGQLGEKPSHPELLDYLAAEFMNNGWSLKQLHRLIVTSSTFRQSSRRDDQRDLVDPDNRLLSRMNVLRLEAETLRDSFLAVSGKLNPKLGGAPVPVTFSEEGQIIIGIDTRDTAGRQTGKYTSLQGEEYRRSIYVQARRSTPLEMFATFDAPAMTDPNCASRPVTTVSPQSLLLMNNGYMREHAQDFAMRLQQEAGPDLEKQIRLAWQLSFSRAPSMADLQTATDFVQAQTAHYQANPTKLEHVAGPAEKKDASPALLGLTALCHGLMSSNEFLYVD is encoded by the coding sequence ATGACCGTACTTCTCCCCAGTTCTTCCCCCATGCAGACCCGTCACATTGCTCTTCTGTTCACCGCCCTGGCACCTCTGGCCCATGGTGCGGCTGCGCCCGTGACCTTTGAAAAACACATCCGCCCCATCCTGAAGGCCCAGTGCTTCCACTGCCATGGTGAGGAAGGGGAAATGAAGGGCGGCCTGGATGTCCGCCTGGCCCGTTTCATCCTCAAAGGCGGCGATGAAGGGCCCGCCATCGTCCCCGGCAAAGCGGCGGAAAGCCATCTCCTGAAAATGGTCCAGGAAGGCGAGATGCCCAAGGGCAAGGCCAAGCTGAAAGACAGCGAGATCGCCCTCATCGAGCAGTGGATCGCCCAGGGGGCCAAAACCGCCCGCCCAGAGCCGGAAAAACTGGGGCCGGAACATGCCTTCACCGATGAAGAACGCGCCTGGTGGGCCTTCCAGCCCATCCGCAAGCCCGCTGTCCCGGCGGTCACCACAGCCGCTGCCATCACCAATCCCATTGATGCCTTCGTGGCGGAAAAGCTGGCCGAGAACAAGCTCTCGTTCTCGCCTGAGGCGGACCCCGTGACCCTCCTGCGCCGCCTCACTTTTGACCTCACCGGCCTGCCACCGGAGCCGGAGGATGTGGCCCGTTTTGAAACCGCCGCCACCCGTGGCGCTGCCGAATACCGCCGGGCCTACGATGCCGCCATCGAGCGCCTGCTTTCCAGCCCCGCCTATGGCGAGCGCTGGGGCCGCCACTGGCTGGACATCGCCGGATACGCCGACAGTGATGGTTATACCGACAAGGACCTGGAGCGCAAATGGGCCTATAAATATCGCGACTACGTCATCCAGTCGCTGAACAAGGACAAGCCCTTCGACCAGTTCGTGCGTGAGCAGCTTGCCGGGGATGAAATGGTGCCGCAGCCGCATAAAAACCTCAGCGCGGACGCCATTGAAAAAATCACCGCCACCGGCTTTCTGCGCATGGCGGCGGACGGCACCGGTGCCATGAATGACAAGGTGGCCCAGAACTCCACCATCGCCGACACCCTCAAAATCGTCAGCACCGCCTTCTATGGCATGACCATCGGCTGCGCCCAGTGCCACGACCATCGTTATGACCCCATCACCCAGGCGGATTACTACCGCCTGCGTGCCGTTTTTGAGCCTGGCTTCAACGCTCCGAAATGGAAAACGCCCGCTGCCCGTCTTGTCTCATTGCAGACGGCGGAAGAAGCTGCCGCTGCCGCCAAGGTGGAGGTTGAGGCCAAAAAAATAGATGCCGCCCGCCTCGCCCAGACGGAAGTTTTCATCACCGAAGTGCTGGAGAAAGAGCTCGCCAAAGTCGCCGAAAAAGACCGCGAAGCCCTGCGCACTGCCTACCGGACCGATGTCAAAAAACGCACGCCTGAGCAGCTCGCCCTGCTGAAAAACAATCCGCGTGTGCTCAAGCTTCACGCCGGCTCCCTGTACCTTTACGACACGACATACAAGACCAAGCACGCCAACACCCTGAAGGAAATGGCGGCCCAGGCCGCCGCCGTCCGCGCCACCAAGCCCAAGGAAGAATTCATCCACGCTTTCGACGAGCCGCCATTGAAGCCTGAGCTGGTGCCTGCGACCTTCATTTTCCACCGTGGCGACATCGAGCAGCCCAAGGACAAAGTGCAGCCCGGTGACCTCACCGTCCTCGCCGGCCAGCGCCAGATCGAGGTGCCGGAGAAAAACCCCGCCACGCCCACCACCGGCCGCCGCCTCGCCTTCGCCAACTCGCTGACGGATGGCAAGCATCCTTTGTTAGCCCGTGTCATCGTCAACCAGGTCTGGAAGCGCCACTTTGGCAAGGGCCTGGTCAATACCCCGGATGATTTCGGCCAGCTCGGCGAAAAACCCAGCCACCCGGAATTGCTGGATTATCTGGCCGCCGAGTTCATGAACAACGGCTGGAGCCTCAAGCAGCTTCACCGCCTCATCGTCACTAGCAGCACCTTCCGCCAGTCCTCACGCCGCGATGACCAGCGGGATCTGGTGGATCCCGACAATCGCCTGCTCAGCCGCATGAACGTCCTCCGTCTGGAGGCCGAGACCCTGCGCGATTCCTTCCTCGCCGTCTCCGGCAAGCTCAATCCCAAGCTCGGCGGCGCGCCCGTGCCCGTCACTTTTAGCGAAGAAGGCCAGATCATCATCGGCATCGACACCCGCGACACCGCTGGCCGCCAGACTGGCAAATACACCTCTCTGCAAGGCGAGGAATACCGCCGCAGCATCTACGTGCAGGCCCGCCGCAGCACCCCGCTGGAGATGTTCGCCACCTTTGATGCCCCGGCCATGACGGACCCCAACTGCGCCAGCCGCCCCGTCACCACCGTCAGCCCGCAGAGCCTCCTGCTCATGAACAACGGCTACATGCGCGAGCACGCCCAGGACTTCGCCATGCGCCTCCAGCAGGAAGCCGGTCCCGATCTCGAAAAACAGATCCGCCTCGCCTGGCAGCTCAGCTTCAGCCGCGCCCCCAGCATGGCCGACCTCCAGACCGCCACCGATTTCGTCCAGGCCCAGACCGCCCATTACCAAGCCAATCCCACCAAGCTCGAGCACGTCGCCGGCCCCGCCGAGAAAAAAGACGCCAGCCCCGCCCTCCTCGGCCTCACCGCCCTCTGCCACGGCCTCATGAGCTCGAATGAGTTCCTTTATGTGGACTGA
- a CDS encoding YceI family protein, with translation MPATLISPAELDTLRLQQPSAVIMDVRLPDDHERCAIAGSVNNCVLEVAFHDRLAALVPDKKTPVCVYGSAASSHEATMAAEKLLRAGYDPVYRLDGCLAAWCEAGLPTVGSGETPQPAPLPTGRLTVDVEESRMEWLGRNLMNKHWGSIPITSGYLDVKDGQIQGGEFVLSVADITCDDLAGNPYHDVLIAHLRSDDFFDTALYPEARLKLTDATVIPEAPPGSQNLQVEADLTLRGVTAPISFTLSAGMDEKQRCVAQAAFSIDRTRWGVLYGSGRFFARLAGHLVNDLIELQVRIVMEPA, from the coding sequence ATGCCTGCCACCCTCATCTCCCCAGCCGAACTGGACACCCTGCGTCTGCAGCAGCCGTCAGCGGTCATCATGGATGTCCGCCTGCCAGACGACCATGAACGCTGTGCCATTGCGGGCTCGGTGAACAACTGTGTGCTGGAGGTGGCCTTTCATGACCGCCTTGCCGCCCTGGTGCCGGACAAAAAAACGCCCGTCTGTGTCTATGGCAGTGCAGCCTCCAGCCATGAGGCCACGATGGCGGCGGAAAAGCTGCTCCGGGCCGGGTATGACCCAGTGTACCGCCTGGACGGCTGCCTGGCCGCCTGGTGCGAAGCGGGCCTCCCCACGGTGGGAAGCGGTGAAACGCCGCAGCCAGCCCCGCTGCCCACCGGCCGGCTGACGGTGGATGTGGAGGAGAGCCGGATGGAATGGCTGGGGCGGAATCTGATGAACAAACACTGGGGCAGCATCCCCATCACCTCCGGTTACCTGGATGTGAAGGACGGCCAGATCCAGGGCGGCGAATTTGTGCTTTCCGTGGCGGACATAACTTGTGATGACCTGGCCGGGAACCCGTATCATGATGTGCTCATCGCTCATCTGCGGAGTGATGATTTTTTTGACACGGCCCTGTATCCGGAGGCGCGGCTCAAGCTCACGGACGCCACGGTCATCCCGGAGGCTCCGCCAGGATCGCAAAATCTCCAGGTGGAGGCAGACCTGACGCTGCGCGGAGTAACTGCGCCAATCTCCTTCACCCTGTCTGCGGGCATGGATGAAAAGCAGCGCTGCGTGGCCCAGGCGGCGTTCAGCATTGACCGTACACGGTGGGGTGTCCTGTATGGCTCAGGCCGTTTTTTTGCCCGTCTGGCAGGGCATCTGGTGAATGATTTGATTGAGCTTCAGGTGCGCATCGTTATGGAACCTGCATGA
- a CDS encoding response regulator gives MPIQGDPAVHTSSTPLNVFIVEDESLVAMDLEDRLAKMGYQVCGMADNGGEALAGILAVKADLVLMDIHLRDSMDGVDVAASLRKTSNVPVIFVTAHADEITLRRAGQAEPFGYVLKPFDERELRATIEMALYRHRAETRVRKLERWLSTTLRSIGDGVIATDDQGCITLINPLAESLTGWSGAEALGMPLDQVLAIFSENGSNETQDLFYEAMQAGVTINRGEDKSLKSKDGRTIPVDESISPIRDDEGRITGCVVVFRDCTQSKRLLEERKRLETKMQETQRLESLGVLAAGIAHDFNNLLTVVTMNASLGKTFVPRDSPVLRSLTDIQSSAERAAQLCNQMLSYAGQGPVSKEPLCINELTRDTAQLLTTAISKKTSLSLDLGDNMPWVNGDRSQLQQVIMNLVINASEALQDLPGRIKLKTRFAHVDQARLFACRTGNALKEGDYLMIEVKDTGEGMAPEVLARIFDPFYTTKFTGRGLGLAAVLGIVRSHGGDLSVESIAGAGTTFRIYLPASSKQADAAPPMDLNSTSWLGTGHALIVDDEATIRMAGQAVLSHLGFHVDVAEDGMRGLEKILRQAGNYKVVLLDLTMPNLDGREVYKIVRERMPHLPIIIMSGYSSHQATDLMNDGGPTSFIQKPFSVETIKEKLMTLLG, from the coding sequence ATGCCCATTCAAGGAGACCCTGCGGTCCATACATCCAGCACTCCCCTGAACGTCTTCATCGTCGAGGACGAAAGCCTCGTTGCCATGGACCTGGAAGACCGGCTCGCGAAAATGGGCTATCAGGTTTGTGGAATGGCGGATAACGGCGGCGAGGCCCTTGCTGGCATCCTGGCCGTCAAGGCGGACCTGGTACTGATGGACATCCATCTGCGAGATTCCATGGACGGGGTGGATGTGGCCGCCAGCCTGCGCAAGACCTCCAATGTCCCTGTCATCTTTGTCACCGCCCATGCGGATGAGATCACCCTGCGCCGGGCCGGCCAGGCGGAGCCTTTCGGGTATGTTCTCAAGCCCTTTGATGAACGCGAGCTCCGCGCCACCATTGAGATGGCCCTTTACCGTCACCGCGCGGAAACCCGCGTGCGCAAGCTGGAGCGCTGGCTTTCCACCACCCTCCGCAGCATTGGCGACGGTGTCATTGCCACCGACGACCAGGGCTGCATCACACTCATCAATCCCCTGGCGGAATCCCTCACCGGCTGGTCTGGCGCAGAGGCGCTCGGTATGCCCTTGGATCAGGTGCTGGCCATTTTCAGTGAGAACGGCAGCAACGAAACCCAGGACCTGTTTTACGAGGCGATGCAGGCCGGGGTCACCATCAACCGGGGTGAAGACAAAAGCCTCAAATCCAAGGATGGACGGACGATCCCCGTGGATGAGAGCATTTCCCCCATTCGTGATGATGAGGGCCGCATCACCGGCTGTGTCGTGGTTTTTCGTGACTGCACCCAAAGCAAGCGCCTGCTGGAGGAACGGAAGCGGCTTGAAACTAAAATGCAGGAGACCCAGCGCCTGGAGAGCCTGGGCGTTCTCGCCGCCGGCATCGCCCATGATTTTAACAATCTCCTCACGGTGGTGACCATGAACGCCTCGCTGGGCAAGACCTTTGTGCCCCGGGATTCACCGGTGCTCCGGAGCCTGACGGACATCCAGTCCTCCGCCGAGCGCGCCGCCCAGCTATGCAACCAGATGCTCTCCTATGCCGGCCAGGGCCCGGTTTCCAAAGAGCCGCTCTGCATCAATGAGCTGACCCGCGACACGGCCCAGCTCCTGACCACCGCTATCAGCAAGAAAACCTCCCTGTCTCTGGACCTGGGGGATAACATGCCTTGGGTCAACGGTGACCGCAGCCAGCTCCAGCAGGTCATCATGAATCTGGTCATCAATGCCTCAGAAGCCCTCCAGGACCTCCCTGGCAGGATCAAGCTGAAGACCCGCTTCGCCCATGTGGACCAGGCCCGGCTCTTTGCCTGCCGCACGGGCAATGCCTTGAAGGAGGGCGACTATCTCATGATTGAGGTCAAGGACACCGGTGAAGGCATGGCCCCTGAAGTCCTGGCCCGTATCTTTGACCCGTTTTACACCACCAAGTTCACCGGTCGCGGGCTCGGCCTGGCAGCTGTCCTGGGCATCGTGCGCAGCCATGGCGGGGATCTGTCTGTGGAGAGCATTGCAGGAGCCGGCACCACTTTCAGAATTTACCTGCCAGCCTCATCGAAGCAGGCGGACGCCGCACCTCCCATGGATTTAAATTCCACCTCGTGGCTAGGCACAGGCCATGCCCTCATTGTGGATGATGAAGCCACCATCCGCATGGCCGGGCAGGCCGTTCTCAGCCACCTTGGCTTTCACGTGGATGTGGCGGAAGACGGAATGCGCGGCCTGGAAAAAATCCTACGCCAGGCTGGCAATTACAAAGTCGTGCTGCTGGACCTGACCATGCCCAACCTGGACGGCCGCGAGGTCTATAAAATCGTCAGGGAGCGCATGCCCCATCTCCCCATCATCATCATGAGCGGCTATTCCTCCCACCAGGCCACGGACCTCATGAATGACGGCGGTCCCACTTCCTTTATCCAGAAGCCGTTCTCCGTGGAGACCATCAAGGAAAAGTTGATGACACTTTTGGGCTAA
- a CDS encoding DUF1501 domain-containing protein, giving the protein MLPSSPLSRRAMLGRTAYGIGGIALASLLQQQGLLANPALAGGGPQHFDLTPKPAHGFGQAKAMISMFMQGGPSHIDMFEPKPELAKLDGKDFPGEIKYDDAAGASREVMGPQWKFKPRGESGIEMSDLIPYMGSIADEMTLIRSMHTGVNNHGQSIYALLNGQIVGGRPTLGSWITYGLGSDNQDLPAYVALTDPRGLPVLGVDNFSNGWLPSVYQGTVVRSKEPRILNLDPPLSLKGEAQSRYLKFVQGLNREHADARPGESDLEARIQSFELAARMQTAAKEALDISGESEATKKLYGLDKPATEEFGKRCLIARRMVERGVRFVSIFTGNQTWDHHSSILTSLPKACEQVDQPAAALVLDLKQRGLLDSTVVHWGGEMGRLPVIQNRAGAKDRKTVGRDHNTYGFSMWVAGGGFKAGYAHGATDEFGHHAVDKVVNHYDYHATLLHLFGLNPKKLTYKRNGTEQVLVENPAARVVTELLA; this is encoded by the coding sequence ATGCTTCCTTCCTCCCCTCTCAGCCGTCGGGCCATGCTGGGCCGTACGGCTTATGGCATTGGCGGCATTGCTTTGGCTTCGCTTTTGCAGCAGCAGGGGCTTCTGGCGAATCCGGCCCTGGCAGGCGGCGGGCCGCAGCACTTTGACCTGACGCCGAAACCGGCGCACGGCTTTGGCCAGGCCAAGGCGATGATCTCCATGTTCATGCAGGGCGGGCCGAGCCACATTGACATGTTCGAGCCCAAGCCGGAGCTGGCCAAGCTGGACGGCAAGGACTTCCCCGGTGAGATCAAGTACGATGACGCTGCTGGCGCGAGTCGCGAGGTGATGGGACCGCAGTGGAAGTTCAAGCCGCGCGGTGAGAGCGGCATCGAGATGAGCGACCTCATTCCTTACATGGGCAGCATTGCCGATGAAATGACGCTCATCCGCTCCATGCATACGGGCGTGAACAATCATGGCCAGTCCATCTATGCGCTTCTCAATGGCCAGATCGTCGGCGGACGGCCCACCTTGGGAAGCTGGATCACTTACGGCCTCGGCAGTGACAACCAGGATCTGCCCGCCTATGTGGCTCTGACCGACCCGCGCGGCCTGCCCGTGCTGGGCGTGGACAACTTCAGCAATGGCTGGCTGCCTTCCGTTTATCAGGGCACCGTGGTCAGGTCCAAAGAGCCGCGCATTTTGAACCTCGACCCGCCGCTTTCGCTTAAGGGCGAGGCGCAGTCGCGATACCTCAAGTTTGTCCAGGGGCTCAATCGCGAGCACGCGGATGCGCGTCCGGGCGAGAGCGATCTGGAGGCCCGCATTCAGAGCTTTGAGCTGGCGGCCCGCATGCAGACGGCGGCGAAGGAAGCGCTGGACATCAGTGGCGAAAGCGAGGCCACGAAGAAGCTTTACGGCCTGGACAAACCGGCCACGGAAGAGTTCGGCAAACGCTGCCTCATCGCCCGCCGCATGGTGGAGCGCGGGGTGCGCTTTGTCTCCATCTTCACCGGCAACCAGACCTGGGACCATCACAGCAGCATCCTCACCTCCCTGCCGAAGGCTTGTGAGCAGGTGGACCAGCCCGCAGCGGCCCTGGTGCTGGACTTGAAACAGCGTGGTCTGCTGGATTCCACCGTCGTCCATTGGGGCGGCGAGATGGGCCGTCTGCCTGTGATTCAGAATCGTGCCGGTGCCAAGGACCGCAAGACCGTGGGCCGCGACCACAACACCTATGGCTTCAGCATGTGGGTGGCCGGTGGTGGTTTCAAAGCCGGTTATGCGCATGGGGCCACGGATGAGTTTGGGCATCATGCGGTGGACAAGGTGGTGAACCACTATGACTACCATGCGACCCTGCTGCATCTGTTTGGACTGAATCCGAAAAAGCTGACCTATAAGCGCAACGGTACTGAGCAGGTACTGGTGGAGAACCCTGCGGCGCGGGTGGTGACGGAGTTGCTGGCATAG